The Hevea brasiliensis isolate MT/VB/25A 57/8 chromosome 9, ASM3005281v1, whole genome shotgun sequence nucleotide sequence attataaattagtttgaTCAGCTTGTAAGTTAAGAGAAATACCTTCTATTTTTTATTGAGAGTTGAattaggaaattaaaaaaaaaaaacttttttttaaagattactttaactatttaaaaaatactttaaaaattattagttattttagagtttttataattaaaatatattaattataattttaaattatcttTAATACTTTATAATGAATATATTTAAAGGAATATTTAGTTGTAACAATATGGCAAATAGACTCTTATTGATATAGAATAGACAATTATTCTATTTTTGGCAGAGGAGAAGTAAtgtttttcattattttcaaaacttcataattttttgttatttagtAGAAGAGATTTTAAacttttttacaatttttttttcaatctatTAAATTAATGCgttgcaagaaaaaaaaatagaatccaTTTATAAAAGATATTTCTGTTATTTAACTACAATGtcaaattaatgatatatatttattttatataaatatttttaaaatttttaaaaagaaaaaattatttaaaaaaataatttaatttttttaattaaaaaatattttttattaattaattattttaagtgctttaaatattaaaaaaatacgtGAGACAAACTGAaccttatattataattataaaacctCTTCTCAAAGAGGCTTAAAGAGAGTTTAGAATACAGGCATCTATTCTTCCTTTCGTACCACATTTCAAAGTCAAAACCCTAGACCTATAAATATAAGTTGATATAAACCCCATTGCATCTCAACCAGCCTCTACTCTCTCCCTCTACTTCTCTATTCTTTTAGGGTTTTTTTGATTTCTGCTCAAGAGTTTTCAACAATGTCCGCCGGAGAGATCGCCTGCACTTGCGCTACTTTGATCCTCCACGATGATGGAATCGCCGTCACTGTAAGTTTCTCCCTCTACGTTGGCCGTCGGTTATTCTTTTTCATGGTTTAATATTTTTGCTTTGGGGAAATCGTTGAAAACAAATTTATGAAATTCAGGCTGAGAAGATAGCTACATTGGTGAAGACGGCCAACGTAGCGGTGGAAGCGTACTGGCCTAGTCTATTTGCCAAGTTGGCGGAGAAGAGGAACCTTGACGATCTTATGATGAACATTGGTTCTAGTGGCGCTGCTGCTCCTTCTACCATTGCTGCTCCTGCTGCCGGTGCTGGTGGTGCCACTGCCACTGCTCCTGCTGTTGAGGAGAAGAAGGTTTGCCCATTTTCTCTTTAAGAAGCTgctattttttctttcatttcattttaCACAGATAATGATAAGATCCATAAAATAGATGAGTTTACTTTTAATTTATGCAAATCTTCTTGTTTTACAGGAGGAGCCAAAAGAAGAGAGTGATGAGGATATGGGATTCAGCTTGTTCGATTAGGTGCTTTCACTTATCATAATTATTCAATTTTGCCTTGCAATTTGAGAACTAATCCAATTGGGTTGTATTTgggaaattatttttttagaacTAATTCAAGTAGTTAAATTTTCGATTCTGTTTTGAATTTGTTTGGCTTGAATACTTCATTATTCCTTTGAGAGTTGCAGTTACATTTCTCAATTGTTGAAGGCCTATTACATTCTCTTAGACTTCTTTTGTTTAGGAAGTTGGAAAAGCCCTCTTTTCAAAGTATTCTTTtaaatattgattaaaaaaaattaaaacaaagatTAATTAGAAATGTTTAATATTCTttagttaatatatttaaaatataattttcaataattttaataataatgttaaataatatattttttttaaaaaaatattttccttaaGAATAGTcccattattttttta carries:
- the LOC131183454 gene encoding 60S acidic ribosomal protein P1, whose protein sequence is MSAGEIACTCATLILHDDGIAVTAEKIATLVKTANVAVEAYWPSLFAKLAEKRNLDDLMMNIGSSGAAAPSTIAAPAAGAGGATATAPAVEEKKEEPKEESDEDMGFSLFD